From the Halalkalicoccus sp. NIPERK01 genome, one window contains:
- a CDS encoding helix-turn-helix domain-containing protein has translation MSATIAEIEIPVESFAMARTLGRLDGVAAEVQEIVADDDLVSPFVWFDGADPDELGAAFEEDPSIRSYRQLTAKDDGGVLYEMVWTDDVEFLVRATATDGAVLSATSEDDRWLFRVLFPTREDVSRVYDACRTDGLEARLARIYEVDTSQRGPALLTDQQYETLVTAFEHGYYDVPREKSLSQIAEELDVSHQALSERLRRAHRAVIEGLVIVGTEADRRSAPEASESVGEP, from the coding sequence ATGTCAGCAACCATCGCGGAGATCGAGATCCCGGTCGAGTCGTTCGCCATGGCCCGGACGCTCGGACGGTTGGACGGGGTGGCCGCCGAGGTCCAGGAGATCGTCGCCGACGACGATCTGGTCTCGCCGTTCGTCTGGTTCGACGGTGCCGATCCCGACGAACTCGGGGCGGCCTTCGAGGAGGACCCCTCGATCCGTTCGTACCGGCAGTTGACCGCCAAGGACGACGGGGGTGTGCTCTACGAGATGGTCTGGACGGACGACGTGGAGTTCCTCGTCCGGGCCACCGCGACCGACGGCGCGGTCCTGTCGGCCACCAGCGAGGACGACCGATGGCTCTTTCGGGTGCTGTTCCCGACCCGCGAGGACGTCTCGCGGGTCTACGACGCGTGTCGAACGGACGGCCTGGAGGCGAGACTGGCCCGGATCTACGAGGTCGACACCAGCCAGCGCGGCCCCGCGCTCCTGACCGACCAGCAGTACGAGACGCTCGTCACCGCCTTCGAGCACGGCTACTACGACGTCCCCCGGGAGAAGTCGTTGAGCCAGATCGCCGAGGAACTCGACGTCTCCCACCAGGCGCTCTCCGAACGCCTCCGGCGCGCTCACCGGGCGGTGATCGAGGGGCTGGTGATCGTCGGGACGGAGGCCGACCGTAGGAGCGCCCCCGAGGCTAGCGAGTCCGTCGGGGAGCCGTAG
- a CDS encoding type IV pilin N-terminal domain-containing protein, with the protein MARAISPVLGVVLLAACAVLLSATVGAMALAYEPAEPASTVLVIGAVDAGDNEVTLTLDRGGPLDVRRLTLVVEIDGEPLEKQPTVPAYSQSGFTGFPSGPFNAGTDPEWNRGESASLTVAKTTNSPQPDPGSRVEIRIFEDDLPIATVETTAS; encoded by the coding sequence GTGGCCCGTGCGATCTCTCCCGTCCTCGGCGTCGTCCTCCTCGCCGCCTGCGCGGTGCTCCTGAGCGCCACCGTCGGCGCGATGGCGCTGGCCTACGAGCCCGCCGAACCCGCCTCGACGGTCCTGGTCATCGGCGCGGTCGACGCCGGGGACAACGAGGTGACGCTCACCCTCGATCGGGGCGGTCCCCTCGACGTCCGGCGACTCACCCTCGTCGTCGAGATCGACGGCGAACCGCTCGAGAAACAGCCGACGGTGCCCGCCTACTCCCAGAGCGGCTTCACGGGCTTTCCGAGCGGCCCCTTCAACGCGGGGACGGACCCCGAGTGGAATCGCGGGGAGTCGGCGAGCCTGACCGTCGCGAAGACGACCAACAGCCCCCAGCCCGACCCCGGGAGCCGCGTCGAGATCCGGATCTTCGAGGACGACCTCCCGATTGCGACGGTCGAGACGACCGCCTCGTGA
- a CDS encoding alpha/beta fold hydrolase, translated as MVRGETGRFSGGFPYARVGEGPETLVFLPGVTDPLFDGDYSRVSVRFLRRYYHRFVGEYTVYVISRPRGLEAGKTIRDMADDYARVIGEEFGSASVWGLSMGGCVAQQLAVEHPDRVEDLVLAATGTRLSAEGRELADGMRRRAYDHDWGSIRATVAAEMFPDWRRFVYPPMTATIGRFTLPRPAVPADAWISIEALLDYDGRASVRAIESRTLVIGGENDRFFPPAILEETARAIPGAELHVVEGASHGAFYTHKPSFEKRILAFLAA; from the coding sequence ATGGTTCGGGGAGAGACGGGGCGGTTTTCGGGGGGGTTTCCGTACGCTCGCGTCGGCGAGGGGCCGGAGACGCTGGTGTTCCTGCCGGGCGTGACGGATCCGTTGTTCGACGGGGACTACTCCCGGGTGTCCGTTCGGTTCCTCCGGCGGTACTACCACCGGTTCGTCGGCGAGTACACCGTCTACGTGATCAGCCGACCGCGCGGGCTCGAAGCCGGCAAGACGATACGGGACATGGCCGACGACTACGCGCGGGTCATCGGCGAGGAGTTCGGGTCGGCGAGCGTCTGGGGGCTCTCGATGGGCGGGTGTGTCGCCCAACAGTTGGCGGTCGAGCACCCCGACCGCGTCGAGGACCTCGTCCTGGCGGCGACGGGCACCCGCCTCTCGGCGGAGGGGCGGGAACTCGCCGACGGGATGCGTCGTCGGGCCTACGACCACGACTGGGGATCGATCCGTGCGACGGTCGCCGCCGAGATGTTCCCCGACTGGCGGCGATTCGTCTACCCGCCGATGACCGCCACCATCGGTCGCTTTACGCTCCCGAGGCCGGCGGTCCCCGCCGACGCCTGGATCTCGATCGAGGCGCTGTTGGACTACGACGGGCGAGCGAGCGTCCGCGCGATCGAGTCGAGGACGCTGGTGATCGGCGGCGAAAACGACCGTTTCTTCCCGCCCGCGATCCTCGAGGAGACCGCCCGCGCGATTCCCGGCGCCGAGTTGCACGTGGTCGAGGGCGCGAGCCACGGCGCGTTTTACACCCACAAGCCGAGCTTCGAGAAGCGGATCCTGGCGTTTCTCGCGGCGTGA
- a CDS encoding polyprenyl synthetase family protein: protein MEYLERRRALVDERLEDVVSGVEPDRLAREVRHTALSGGKRVRPTVTVLVCEAVGGEPRDAVEFGVGIELVHNASLVIDDIIDRSTVRRGVESAWSAFGYGPAIVDSDAQLGEAFALFSADPRAMQTVTEAMVELGEGEATELVAQPSSEAEYMELARRKTGALFRAAAELGAIAADADAVTVEAVGEYAERVGIAFQIRDDVLDATADAEELGKPTGRDDEMERPSLLQVTDLTPEEADGRARRQSDAALDALSRVELVDDRAAEYLRDLAEFVVIRER from the coding sequence ATGGAGTATCTCGAACGCCGGCGGGCGCTCGTCGACGAGCGTCTGGAGGACGTCGTGAGCGGGGTCGAACCCGACCGCCTCGCTCGTGAGGTCCGCCACACCGCGCTCTCGGGGGGAAAGCGGGTCCGCCCGACGGTGACGGTGCTCGTCTGTGAGGCCGTCGGCGGCGAGCCACGCGATGCGGTGGAGTTCGGCGTCGGGATCGAACTCGTCCACAACGCCTCGCTCGTGATCGACGACATCATCGACCGCTCGACGGTCCGCCGGGGCGTCGAGAGCGCGTGGAGCGCGTTCGGGTACGGCCCGGCGATCGTCGACAGCGACGCCCAACTGGGCGAGGCGTTCGCCCTGTTCTCGGCGGACCCGCGGGCGATGCAGACCGTGACGGAGGCGATGGTCGAACTCGGGGAGGGCGAGGCGACGGAGCTGGTGGCCCAGCCGAGTTCGGAGGCGGAGTACATGGAACTCGCCCGGCGCAAGACCGGGGCGCTGTTTCGCGCCGCCGCCGAACTCGGCGCGATCGCCGCCGACGCCGACGCTGTCACCGTCGAGGCCGTCGGCGAGTACGCCGAACGGGTGGGGATCGCCTTCCAGATACGGGACGACGTGCTCGACGCGACCGCCGACGCCGAGGAGTTGGGAAAGCCCACGGGGCGGGACGACGAGATGGAGCGGCCCTCGCTGTTGCAGGTGACCGACCTCACCCCCGAGGAGGCCGACGGGCGCGCACGCCGCCAGTCCGACGCCGCGCTCGACGCGCTCTCGCGGGTCGAACTCGTCGACGACCGCGCCGCCGAGTACCTGCGCGACCTCGCGGAGTTCGTGGTCATTCGTGAACGATAG
- a CDS encoding electron transfer flavoprotein subunit beta/FixA family protein, which produces MKVLVTVAEVGTVEDDFEIDGTAIDERYLEYDLNEWDDYAVEEAVQLVEEGLADEVVTVTIGPERSEETIRMALAKGADRSVRVWDDSFDGLLDVGVKTELLRAVVAEEEPDLILTGVQTGDAMFGATGVSLASAVDLPWAAVVNDLEFDGETAHVHRELEGGVEELTDVETPAVLTIQTGINEPRYASLRGIRQAQSKEIAVKTLTDLGIDGVESRLEMTEMYEPDVEGDATVFEGSAEETAVQLAGALREKGVGAQ; this is translated from the coding sequence ATGAAGGTTCTCGTGACCGTCGCGGAGGTGGGGACCGTCGAGGACGACTTCGAGATCGACGGCACCGCCATCGACGAGCGATACCTCGAGTACGACCTGAACGAGTGGGACGACTACGCCGTCGAGGAGGCCGTCCAGCTCGTAGAAGAGGGGCTCGCCGACGAGGTCGTCACCGTGACCATCGGCCCCGAACGCTCGGAAGAAACGATCCGGATGGCGCTCGCGAAGGGCGCGGACCGCTCCGTCAGGGTGTGGGACGACTCCTTCGACGGGCTGCTCGACGTCGGCGTCAAGACCGAGCTGCTTCGGGCGGTCGTCGCCGAGGAGGAGCCGGATCTGATCCTCACGGGCGTCCAGACCGGCGACGCCATGTTCGGCGCGACCGGCGTCTCGCTCGCGTCGGCCGTCGACCTCCCGTGGGCCGCCGTCGTCAACGACCTGGAGTTCGACGGCGAGACCGCACACGTCCACCGCGAACTCGAGGGCGGCGTCGAGGAGCTGACCGACGTCGAGACGCCCGCAGTCCTCACCATCCAGACCGGGATCAACGAACCCCGCTACGCGAGCCTGCGGGGGATTCGACAGGCCCAGAGCAAGGAGATCGCCGTGAAGACCCTCACGGACCTCGGAATCGACGGCGTCGAGAGCCGCCTCGAGATGACCGAGATGTACGAGCCCGACGTCGAGGGCGACGCGACGGTCTTCGAGGGGAGCGCCGAGGAGACCGCCGTCCAGCTCGCGGGCGCCCTCCGAGAGAAGGGGGTGGGCGCACAATGA
- a CDS encoding DUF373 family protein — translation MLLVLCVDLDDDVGRKTGFDTPVVGREACEAAAVALATADPEDSDVNVLFQGVHLYDRLASEGEAVEVAAITGNAKADVGANREVGDELDRVLAGLATGESVSAIIVTDGAQDESVIPVIRSRVPVDGIRRVVVRQAQDLESMYYTIKQVLNDPETRGTILIPLGILLLIYPLVAVADLLGLPGSILGVLSAMLGLYVLFRGLGLEETVDEYAERGRRLLYTGRVTLITYVVAAALLFIGGVGGLDALNDARAEMALGTIEVIAALLYGAVQWFAAAGITSSLGQITDEYLAERFEWRYLNAPFYVVSIAVVLHAVSAFVLGYQDLPYVAIALTVGTLLGLASTLAFAIAESRLKRRPEPT, via the coding sequence ATGCTGCTGGTGTTGTGCGTCGACCTCGACGACGACGTCGGCCGGAAGACGGGCTTCGACACCCCGGTCGTCGGCCGCGAGGCCTGCGAGGCCGCCGCCGTCGCGCTCGCCACCGCCGACCCCGAGGACTCCGACGTCAACGTCCTCTTTCAGGGCGTCCACCTCTACGACCGGCTGGCGAGCGAGGGCGAGGCCGTCGAGGTCGCCGCCATCACCGGCAACGCCAAGGCCGACGTTGGCGCGAACAGGGAGGTCGGCGACGAACTCGACCGCGTGCTCGCGGGGCTGGCCACCGGCGAGTCGGTCTCCGCGATCATCGTCACCGACGGCGCACAGGACGAGAGCGTCATCCCCGTGATCCGTTCTCGCGTTCCGGTCGACGGCATCCGCCGCGTCGTCGTCCGACAGGCCCAGGACCTCGAATCGATGTACTACACGATCAAGCAGGTGTTGAACGACCCCGAAACCAGAGGAACGATCCTCATTCCACTCGGTATTCTCCTGTTGATCTACCCGCTGGTCGCCGTCGCCGACCTGCTGGGGCTTCCCGGCAGTATTCTCGGCGTCCTCTCGGCGATGCTGGGGCTCTATGTTTTGTTTCGGGGGCTCGGTCTCGAGGAGACCGTCGACGAGTACGCCGAACGCGGGCGACGGCTGCTGTACACCGGCCGGGTGACGCTCATCACCTACGTCGTGGCCGCCGCCCTGCTCTTCATCGGCGGCGTCGGCGGGCTCGACGCACTCAACGACGCCCGCGCGGAGATGGCGCTGGGGACGATCGAGGTGATCGCCGCGCTGCTGTACGGCGCGGTCCAGTGGTTCGCCGCCGCCGGCATCACCTCCAGTCTGGGACAGATCACCGACGAGTACCTCGCCGAGCGCTTCGAGTGGCGCTACCTCAACGCGCCCTTCTACGTGGTCTCGATCGCGGTGGTGCTCCACGCCGTCAGCGCGTTCGTGCTGGGCTATCAGGACCTCCCCTACGTGGCGATCGCGCTCACGGTCGGCACCCTGCTGGGGCTGGCGAGCACCCTCGCGTTCGCCATCGCGGAATCCAGGCTCAAACGGCGCCCGGAGCCGACCTAG
- a CDS encoding V-type ATP synthase subunit I: MLRPERMSKVSVTGAKRVMDDAIETIHGLNLVHVVDYDDRWEGFRPGDPAPEAEGISEKLVTVRSIESILDIDEEDAGPSRIVTDEEIDAEIEEVRARVNELDDRRVELREERRDIDDRLSSVRPFATLGIDLDLLSGYDSLETRVVEGREAEIRDALSAADGINSFETFAEDGVVAVFAHPESGHEDVLDDALVGVEVTPLSVPEAEASPEEYVADLEHRRQQIDSKLATIDGEIEELKLDVAGFLLAVEEQLSIDVEKAEVPLSFATTDRSFIAEGWVPTKRYDELETALDAEVGEHVECEELERVDYDDVAHGHGHGSHDDEPGDAGDAERQPATAATDGDGQAAEVRSDGGEPSDARQSPSKARSDGGHASATSMHGDEPPVVQENPKTARPFQLLVEAINRPRYFELDPTIVLFLTFPVMFGLMIGDVGYGILYMAMGYGLYRAVDSPALKSLGGIALWCGIFTTVFGVLYGEFLGFHVVSTVLWEGIVGLEHAPIEKGLDSAFALFWLVVALLIGLVHLTVGYVFGFVNELETDGLVPAAASNLSWAFLAVGLWVWIFSTSYASYKPEFLFTVFDGEPMALGFGGFSPAVGTVGLVVAAAGLAGAVYGEYLHEGGVGIIIGVLESLTNGLAHVISYTRITAVLLAKAGMAFVVNLLVVGAYEDESGHFHFMTGSHAEVPEGGELMFGGIVTTDAGLAVAAATVLAGALVFVVGHLVVLGLGITSAGLQGVRLEYVEFFGKFYDGGGENYEPFGTDRTHTTE, translated from the coding sequence ATGCTCAGACCTGAGCGGATGAGCAAGGTCTCGGTGACGGGCGCAAAGCGGGTGATGGACGACGCCATCGAGACGATCCACGGGCTCAACCTCGTCCACGTGGTCGACTACGACGACCGGTGGGAGGGCTTTCGGCCCGGCGATCCGGCACCCGAGGCCGAGGGCATCTCCGAGAAACTCGTGACGGTTCGCTCGATCGAGAGCATCCTCGACATCGACGAGGAGGACGCCGGCCCGAGCCGGATCGTCACCGACGAGGAGATCGACGCGGAGATCGAGGAGGTCCGCGCCCGCGTCAACGAACTCGACGACCGCCGGGTCGAGTTGCGCGAGGAACGCCGCGACATCGACGACCGACTCTCGTCCGTTCGCCCCTTCGCGACGCTCGGGATCGACCTCGACCTGCTCTCGGGCTACGACTCGCTCGAAACCCGCGTCGTCGAGGGCCGCGAGGCGGAGATCCGCGACGCGCTCTCGGCGGCCGACGGGATCAACTCGTTCGAGACGTTTGCCGAGGACGGCGTCGTCGCCGTCTTCGCGCACCCCGAATCCGGCCACGAGGACGTACTGGACGACGCGCTGGTCGGCGTCGAGGTCACGCCGCTTTCGGTTCCGGAGGCCGAGGCGAGCCCCGAGGAGTACGTCGCGGACCTCGAACACCGCAGACAGCAGATCGACTCGAAGCTCGCGACCATCGACGGCGAGATCGAGGAGCTGAAACTCGACGTCGCGGGCTTCCTGCTCGCGGTCGAAGAACAGCTCTCGATCGACGTCGAGAAGGCCGAGGTTCCCCTCTCCTTTGCGACGACGGATCGCTCGTTCATCGCGGAGGGGTGGGTCCCGACGAAGCGCTACGACGAGTTGGAGACCGCCCTCGACGCCGAGGTCGGCGAGCACGTCGAGTGCGAGGAACTCGAACGCGTCGACTACGACGACGTCGCCCACGGTCACGGCCACGGCTCCCACGACGACGAGCCGGGCGACGCTGGCGACGCGGAGCGCCAGCCCGCGACCGCGGCGACCGACGGCGACGGGCAGGCCGCAGAGGTCCGCTCGGATGGCGGTGAGCCGAGCGACGCGAGGCAGTCCCCGTCGAAGGCTCGCTCCGACGGCGGTCACGCGAGCGCGACCAGCATGCACGGCGACGAGCCGCCGGTCGTCCAGGAGAACCCGAAGACCGCACGCCCGTTCCAGCTGCTGGTCGAGGCGATCAACCGGCCGCGGTACTTCGAACTCGACCCGACGATCGTCCTGTTTCTGACGTTCCCGGTGATGTTCGGGCTGATGATCGGCGACGTCGGCTACGGGATCCTCTACATGGCGATGGGCTACGGGCTCTACCGGGCGGTCGACAGCCCCGCGCTGAAGAGCCTCGGCGGGATCGCGCTGTGGTGTGGGATCTTCACGACGGTCTTCGGCGTGCTCTACGGCGAGTTCCTCGGCTTTCACGTCGTCTCGACGGTGCTCTGGGAGGGGATCGTCGGGCTCGAACACGCCCCCATCGAGAAGGGCCTCGACAGCGCCTTCGCGCTGTTCTGGCTCGTGGTCGCGCTGCTGATCGGGCTGGTCCACCTCACGGTCGGCTACGTCTTCGGGTTCGTCAACGAACTCGAGACCGACGGCCTCGTGCCCGCCGCCGCGAGCAACCTCTCGTGGGCGTTTCTGGCGGTCGGGCTCTGGGTCTGGATCTTCAGCACGAGCTACGCCTCCTACAAGCCCGAGTTCCTCTTCACCGTCTTCGACGGCGAGCCGATGGCGCTGGGCTTCGGCGGCTTCAGCCCCGCGGTCGGGACCGTCGGGCTGGTCGTCGCGGCCGCCGGCCTCGCCGGCGCGGTCTACGGCGAGTACCTCCACGAGGGCGGCGTCGGCATCATCATCGGCGTCCTCGAGAGCCTCACCAACGGGCTGGCCCACGTCATCTCGTACACGCGGATCACCGCCGTGTTGCTCGCGAAGGCCGGGATGGCGTTCGTGGTCAACCTGCTCGTGGTCGGCGCCTACGAGGACGAGAGCGGCCACTTCCACTTCATGACCGGTAGTCACGCGGAGGTGCCCGAGGGCGGCGAACTCATGTTCGGCGGGATCGTCACCACCGACGCCGGCCTCGCCGTCGCCGCGGCGACGGTGCTGGCGGGCGCGCTCGTCTTCGTCGTCGGCCACCTCGTCGTCCTGGGACTTGGTATCACGAGTGCCGGTCTACAGGGCGTACGCCTCGAATACGTCGAGTTCTTTGGGAAGTTTTATGATGGCGGTGGGGAGAACTACGAACCGTTCGGAACCGATCGAACCCACACGACTGAGTAA
- a CDS encoding electron transfer flavoprotein subunit alpha/FixB family protein has protein sequence MTGVLAIAEHRRGELRDVSYELIGAGRELADDLDEELHVAVISGQVGEFAQSLSKEGVDVVHTVSDGAEFNHDVYTQVTERLADELDPTVVLVPNSVNGLDYGPAVADRLDRPLVTDVVDASFEDGLTATREMYGSKVETTVEVDAERTVVMVRGGEWPGASGNGDPEIREVDVEIDESAVRTTVTGFEEVGGGDVDIGDAEVLVSVGRGIGEAENIELIEELADALDATLSASRPIVDSGWLPKNRQVGQSGKTVTPEVYIAIGISGAVQHVAGMKGSETIVAINTDPNAPIFDIADYGIVDDLFDVVPALIDEFEG, from the coding sequence ATGACGGGCGTTCTGGCGATCGCCGAACACCGCCGCGGCGAACTCCGGGACGTGAGCTACGAGCTGATCGGCGCGGGCCGCGAACTCGCCGACGACCTCGACGAGGAACTCCACGTCGCGGTCATCAGCGGGCAGGTCGGGGAGTTCGCCCAGTCGCTCTCGAAGGAGGGCGTCGACGTCGTCCACACCGTCTCGGACGGCGCGGAGTTCAACCACGACGTCTACACGCAGGTCACGGAACGGCTGGCCGACGAACTCGATCCCACCGTGGTGCTCGTACCGAACTCGGTCAACGGCCTCGACTACGGGCCAGCGGTCGCCGACCGGCTGGACCGGCCGCTCGTGACCGACGTGGTCGACGCCTCGTTCGAGGACGGACTCACGGCGACCCGCGAGATGTACGGCTCGAAGGTCGAGACGACCGTCGAGGTCGACGCCGAGCGGACGGTGGTGATGGTCCGCGGCGGCGAGTGGCCCGGCGCGAGCGGCAACGGTGACCCCGAGATCAGGGAGGTCGACGTCGAGATCGACGAGTCGGCGGTCCGCACGACGGTCACGGGCTTCGAGGAGGTCGGCGGCGGCGACGTCGACATCGGCGACGCGGAGGTGCTCGTCAGCGTCGGGCGGGGAATCGGCGAGGCGGAGAACATCGAACTGATCGAGGAGCTCGCGGACGCGCTCGACGCGACGCTGTCGGCCTCCCGGCCGATCGTCGACAGCGGGTGGCTGCCGAAGAACCGGCAGGTCGGCCAGTCGGGCAAGACGGTGACGCCCGAGGTCTACATCGCGATCGGCATCTCGGGGGCGGTCCAGCACGTCGCCGGGATGAAGGGAAGCGAGACGATCGTCGCGATCAACACCGACCCGAACGCGCCGATCTTCGACATCGCGGACTACGGGATCGTCGACGACCTCTTCGACGTCGTTCCCGCGTTGATCGACGAGTTCGAGGGGTGA
- a CDS encoding methyltransferase domain-containing protein: MGVLEDKARARLFYKYLSKVYDRVNPFVWNEQMRGQALSMLDIAETDRVLDVGCGTGFATEGLLGYTEDVHGLDQSPHQLEKAWAKLGKHDPVRFYLGDAERLPFADDSFDIVWSSGSIEYWPDPVATLAEIRRVTKPGGQVLVVGPNYPKTGIMQRVADSIMLFYDAEEADRMFAEAGFEEVEHRLMGPSYDPDIAITTVARVTG; this comes from the coding sequence ATGGGAGTCCTCGAAGACAAGGCACGGGCGCGGCTGTTCTACAAGTACCTCTCGAAGGTCTACGACCGGGTCAACCCCTTCGTCTGGAACGAGCAGATGCGCGGACAGGCCCTCTCGATGCTCGACATCGCCGAGACCGACCGCGTCCTCGACGTGGGCTGTGGCACCGGCTTCGCCACCGAGGGACTGCTCGGGTACACCGAGGACGTCCACGGCCTCGACCAGAGCCCCCACCAGCTGGAGAAGGCGTGGGCGAAACTCGGCAAACACGACCCCGTGAGGTTCTATCTGGGCGACGCCGAACGCCTCCCCTTCGCGGACGACAGCTTCGATATCGTCTGGTCGTCGGGGTCGATCGAGTACTGGCCGGACCCGGTCGCCACCCTCGCGGAGATCCGCCGGGTGACCAAACCCGGCGGGCAGGTCCTCGTCGTCGGCCCGAACTACCCGAAAACGGGGATCATGCAGCGGGTCGCCGACTCGATCATGCTGTTTTACGACGCCGAGGAAGCGGATAGAATGTTCGCCGAGGCGGGCTTCGAGGAGGTCGAACACCGCCTGATGGGTCCCTCCTACGACCCCGACATCGCGATCACCACCGTCGCGCGCGTCACCGGGTGA
- the ahaH gene encoding ATP synthase archaeal subunit H: MPRPEVLDRIKEAEAEADEIVAEAEREREERIAEARARAEEIREEAREEADDLAETRLADAREEIDAEREEILARGEEQREELESRSEGRREDVVEFVVSRFEEAVHAQT, from the coding sequence ATGCCGAGGCCAGAGGTTTTAGACCGGATCAAGGAGGCCGAAGCGGAGGCCGACGAGATCGTCGCCGAGGCCGAACGCGAGCGCGAGGAGCGCATCGCCGAGGCCCGCGCCCGCGCGGAGGAGATCCGCGAGGAGGCGCGCGAGGAGGCGGACGATCTCGCCGAAACACGCCTCGCCGACGCCCGCGAGGAGATCGACGCGGAGCGCGAGGAGATCCTCGCCCGGGGCGAAGAGCAGCGCGAGGAACTCGAATCCCGCTCGGAAGGCCGCAGAGAGGATGTCGTCGAGTTCGTCGTCTCGCGGTTCGAGGAGGCGGTGCATGCTCAGACCTGA
- a CDS encoding YqjF family protein translates to MEISIPLAFGWRHLLFANWPVDPDRLDAHLPEALAVQTHEGAGWLSVIPFVNVDTRPRGLPDWLGIDLPELNLRTYVTHEGEPGVYFFSLDAPSVAAVLGARLSHRLPYYYARMDCRWTGEEVAFSSRRLHPGDRPARFEASYGPAGEPFTPEPGSRAEFLTERRRLYTQGTDGAVRHTDVDHAPWTLHPATTSVARNTLFEANGFEHPGTDPVCYYSPGLDVTTTRSERRVPKKGPQWLAAIRDRLAD, encoded by the coding sequence ATGGAGATCTCGATCCCGCTGGCGTTCGGGTGGCGACACCTCCTGTTCGCCAACTGGCCGGTCGATCCCGACCGCCTCGACGCACACCTCCCGGAGGCGCTGGCGGTCCAGACCCACGAGGGAGCCGGCTGGCTCTCGGTCATCCCCTTCGTCAACGTCGACACCCGCCCCCGCGGGCTTCCCGACTGGCTGGGGATCGACCTCCCCGAACTCAACCTGCGCACCTACGTCACCCACGAGGGCGAGCCGGGGGTCTACTTCTTCAGCCTCGACGCGCCGAGCGTCGCGGCCGTCCTCGGCGCGCGCCTGTCCCATCGCCTCCCCTACTACTACGCCCGGATGGACTGTCGATGGACGGGCGAGGAGGTGGCGTTCTCGAGCAGGCGGCTCCACCCCGGCGACCGCCCGGCCCGCTTCGAGGCGAGCTACGGGCCGGCCGGCGAGCCGTTCACGCCCGAGCCCGGCTCCCGTGCCGAATTCCTGACCGAGCGCCGCCGGCTCTACACGCAGGGAACCGACGGGGCCGTCCGCCACACCGACGTCGACCACGCCCCGTGGACGCTTCACCCCGCGACGACGTCGGTGGCACGGAACACGCTGTTCGAGGCCAACGGGTTCGAACACCCCGGAACCGACCCCGTCTGCTACTACAGCCCCGGCCTCGACGTGACGACGACCCGGAGCGAGCGACGGGTCCCGAAGAAGGGCCCGCAGTGGCTGGCCGCGATCCGCGATCGACTCGCCGACTGA